In one window of Fulvia fulva chromosome 5, complete sequence DNA:
- a CDS encoding NmrA-like family domain-containing protein 1: protein MSPKLIVVTGVTGIQGGSVARFPDWRVRGITRNPDKASNASLREAGIELVAGDYDDVTSLERAYVGADVIFVNEIAFEREVQQGKNVAQAVSTQTSTLHRFALSTLSDSKCWSNDETLWNLHFDGKACIANYLKQTYPERRKDELLPDRGVPQ, encoded by the exons ATGTCTCCGAAGCTGATTGTTGTTACAGGCGTCACTGGCATCCAGGGAGGCTCAGTGGCCCGCTT CCCCGACTGGCGTGTGCGAGGCATCACTCGCAATCCAGACAAAGCCTCCAACGCATCCCTACGCGAAGCGGGCATCGAGCTTGTAGCTGGCGATTACGACGATGTGACGTCTCTTGAAAGAGCTTATGTGGGGGCTGATGTTATCTTTG TCAACGAAATCGCTTTCGAGCGCGAAGTCCAGCAAGGCAAGAACGTCGCCCAGGCAGTCTCCACGCAAACGTCAACTTTGCATAGATTCGCCCTGTCCACTTTAAGCGACAGCAAGTGCTGGAGTAACGACGAAACTCTCTGGAACCTACACTTCGACGGCAAAGCCTGCATCGCCAATTACCTGAAGCAGACGTACCCAGAACGCCGCAAAGACGAGCTACTTCCAGATCGGGGTGTACCTCAGTAA